ATGGCAACAAAATTCCCAAAATTTAGCCAAGACCTCGCGGCAGACCCGACAACTCGTCGGATTTGGTACGGGATTGCAACCGCCCACGACTTTGAAAGCCATGACGGAATGACCGAGGAAAATCTTTACCAAAAGATTTTCGCCTCCCATTTCGGACACCTGGCTATCATCTTCCTCTGGACATCGGGCAACCTGTTCCACGTCGCTTGGCAAGGCAACTTCGAGCAGTGGATTAAAGACCCCTTAAACGTCCGTCCCATCGCTCACGCGATTTGGGACCCCCAATTCGGTGCACCGGCAGTTGATGCCTTCACCCAAGCGGGCGCTTCCAACCCGGTCAACATCGCCTATAGCGGTGTTTACCACTGGTGGTACACCATCGGCATGACCAAGAACTCTGACCTCTACCAAGGTTCCATCTTCTTGTTGGTCTTGGCAGCAGTCATGCTCTTTGCCGGTTGGTTACACCTCCAACCGAAATTCCGTCCCTCGTTGTCCTGGTTCAAAAATGCGGAATCCCGCTTGAACCACCACTTGGCCGGTCTGTTCGGTGTCAGTTCCTTGGCCTGGACGGGTCACCTCGTCCATGTGGCTATCCCTGAATCTCGCGGTGTTCATGTCGGTTGGGATAACTTCCTCTCCGTCAAACCTCACCCAGCAGGTTTAGCCCCCTTCTTCACCGGGAACTGGGGTGTGTATGCTCAAAACCCGGACACGGCTAACCATGTATTTGGAACGGCTCAAGGGTCGGGCACTGCCATCCTCACCTTCTTAGGTGGATTTCATCCCCAAACCGAGTCTCTGTGGTTGACGGATATCGCCCATCACCATTTGGCGATCGCGGTGATTTTCATCATCGCCGGTCATATGTACCGTACCAACTTCGGTATCGGTCATAGCATCAAAGAGATTCTCAACGCCCACCGTCCCCCTTCGGGCAACCTCGGTGAAGGCCACAAAGGTCTCTATGATACCCTCAACAACTCGTTGCACTTCCAGTTGGCCCTCGCCTTGGCTTCCCTCGGTGTGGTCACCTCTCTGGTGGCACAACATATGTACAGTCTGCCTCCCTATGCCTTCATGGCTCGGGATTATACGACACAGGCAGCCCTGTACACCCACCACCAGTACATTGCTGGATTCATCATGGTGGGAGCCTTTGCTCACGGCGCGATTTTCTTGGTTCGTGATTACGACCCTGAAGCGAACAAAAATAACGTTCTCTATCGCGTTTTAGAGCATAAGGAAGCGATTATTTCCCACTTAAGCTGGGTCTCGTTGTTCCTCGGATTCCATACTCTGGGTCTGTATGTGCACAACGATGTGGTAGTTGCTTTCGGTACTCCCGAAAAGCAAATCCTGATTGAACCTGTTTTCGCGCAATGGATTCAAGCGGCGCACGGTAAAGCTCTTT
The sequence above is a segment of the Laspinema palackyanum D2c genome. Coding sequences within it:
- the psaB gene encoding photosystem I core protein PsaB encodes the protein MATKFPKFSQDLAADPTTRRIWYGIATAHDFESHDGMTEENLYQKIFASHFGHLAIIFLWTSGNLFHVAWQGNFEQWIKDPLNVRPIAHAIWDPQFGAPAVDAFTQAGASNPVNIAYSGVYHWWYTIGMTKNSDLYQGSIFLLVLAAVMLFAGWLHLQPKFRPSLSWFKNAESRLNHHLAGLFGVSSLAWTGHLVHVAIPESRGVHVGWDNFLSVKPHPAGLAPFFTGNWGVYAQNPDTANHVFGTAQGSGTAILTFLGGFHPQTESLWLTDIAHHHLAIAVIFIIAGHMYRTNFGIGHSIKEILNAHRPPSGNLGEGHKGLYDTLNNSLHFQLALALASLGVVTSLVAQHMYSLPPYAFMARDYTTQAALYTHHQYIAGFIMVGAFAHGAIFLVRDYDPEANKNNVLYRVLEHKEAIISHLSWVSLFLGFHTLGLYVHNDVVVAFGTPEKQILIEPVFAQWIQAAHGKALYGFDVLLSNPDSLASTAWPNNGNVWLPGWLDAINSSTNSLFLTIGPGDFLVHHAIA